The genomic segment GCGCCCCAGAACGACCCCGCGCGCCCCCAGCAGCCCGCGCGACTCGAGGTTCAGAACGTCACCAAGTCCTTCGGCGCGGTCGCCGCCGTGCAAGGGGTCACCTTCCCCCTCCACCCCGGCGAGGCCCATGCGCTGGTCGGTGAGAACGGGGCCGGCAAGTCCACCATCGTGAAGATGCTGGCCGGCGTCCACCGTCCGGACACCGGCACGCTGCGGGTCGACGGCGTCGACGTGGATTTTGCCGGCCCCGCCGACGCCAAGGCGGCCGGCATCGCCGTCATCTATCAGGAGCCGACCCTCTTCCCCGATCTGTCAGTGGCCGAGAACATCGCGATGGGCAACCAGCCGCTGACCAAGCTGCGGCAGATCGATCGCAAGGAGATGCACGCCAACGCCGAGCGGCTGTTCCGCCGGCTGGGTGTTCCGCTCGACCCGACGCGTCCGGCCCGTGGCTTGTCGATCGCCGATCAGCAGCTGGTCGAGATCGCGAAGGCGCTGTCGTCCGAGGCCCGGGTGCTGATCATGGATGAGCCGACCGCCGCGCTGTCCGCCGTCGAGGTGGAGCGGCTCTTCGCGGTGGTGCGGTCGCTGCGGGACGAGGGCGCCGCGATCATGTTCATCTCGCACCGGTTCGAGGAGATCACTGCCCTGTGCGAGCGGGTCACGATCATGCGGGACGGCAAGCACGTCGCCACCGAGCTGGTCGCCGACCTCAGCGTCGACGACATGATCCGGCGCATGGTCGGGCGTGACCTGAGCGCGCTTTTCCCCAAGCAGGACGTCGAGCCGGGCGAGGTCGTGCTCGAGGTCGAGGGCCTGTCCCGCGAGGGCGTTTTCCGAGAGATCTCCTTTTCCGTACGGGCGGGAGAGATCGTCGCCTTGGCCGGGCTCGTGGGCGCGGGCCGTTCCGAGGTCATGCAGGCCGTGTTCGGCGTGGACCCGTACGACAGCGGGGTTGTCAAGGTGCACGGCAGGCGTCTCAGGAAGGGGGATCCGCGCGCCGCGATGGCCGCCGGGATGGCTCTTGTGCCCGAGGATCGCCGTCAGCAGGGCCTGGTGATGGACCTGTCGATCGAACGCAACGTGACCTTGCCGCGCGCCCGCAAGCTGGCCCGGCTGGGTCTGCTGTTCGGCGGCAGCGAGCGCGCGGCCGCCGAGACCTGGACCCGCAAGTTGCAGACCAAGCTGGGCCGGCTCTCCGACGCCGTGGGCACGCTCTCGGGCGGCAACCAGCAGAAGGTCGTGCTGGCCAAGTGGCTGGCCACCGGGCCCAAGCTGCTGATCGTCGACGAGCCCACGCGCGGCATCGACGTCGGCACCAAGGCCGAGGTGCACCGGCTGATGTCGTCGCTCGCGGCGGACGGCCTGGCGGTCGTCATGGTCTCGTCGGAGCTGCCCGAGGTCCTGGGCATGGCCGATCGGGTCGTGGTGCTGCGCGAGGGCCGCGTCGCCGCCCAGCTCACCCGGGCTGAGGCAACCGAGGAGTCCGTGATGTACGCGGCCATGGGACAGGAGGTCGCGGCATGACCGGCCGCACCGGAACGGGCCCGGGAGGCTCAGCATGACGGCGACCTCGCTCGAGGCTCCCGCGGCGAAGCGGTTCGAGCCCAAGAACCTGCTCAGGACGCGCGAGCTGGGCATTGTGCTCGCGCTGGCGCTGCTCATCGCGTACACGGCGATCGACAACCCCCGCTTCTTGAGTGGTCAGAGCATCCGCGACAACCTGCTCAACACGGCCATCCTCGCGGTCATGGCCACCGGCCAGGCGATCGTGGTGATCACCCGGAACATCGACCTCAGTGTGGGCTCGGTGCTCGGCATCAGCGCGTTCACCGTGGCCACGATGATGAGCACCAACCCGGGCCTGCCGATGATCGTGGCGCTGCTGGCCGGCTTGGCCGTGGGCGCGGTGGCCGGCCTGGTCAACGGCGTTCTCGTACGCTTCGGTAAGGTGCCCGCGCTCGTCGTCACACTGGG from the Paractinoplanes abujensis genome contains:
- a CDS encoding ATP-binding cassette domain-containing protein — protein: MAEANARPQNDPARSPQPAPQNDPARPQQPAPQNESARSQEPAPQNDLARTPQPAPQNDPARPQQPARLEVQNVTKSFGAVAAVQGVTFPLHPGEAHALVGENGAGKSTIVKMLAGVHRPDTGTLRVDGVDVDFAGPADAKAAGIAVIYQEPTLFPDLSVAENIAMGNQPLTKLRQIDRKEMHANAERLFRRLGVPLDPTRPARGLSIADQQLVEIAKALSSEARVLIMDEPTAALSAVEVERLFAVVRSLRDEGAAIMFISHRFEEITALCERVTIMRDGKHVATELVADLSVDDMIRRMVGRDLSALFPKQDVEPGEVVLEVEGLSREGVFREISFSVRAGEIVALAGLVGAGRSEVMQAVFGVDPYDSGVVKVHGRRLRKGDPRAAMAAGMALVPEDRRQQGLVMDLSIERNVTLPRARKLARLGLLFGGSERAAAETWTRKLQTKLGRLSDAVGTLSGGNQQKVVLAKWLATGPKLLIVDEPTRGIDVGTKAEVHRLMSSLAADGLAVVMVSSELPEVLGMADRVVVLREGRVAAQLTRAEATEESVMYAAMGQEVAA